A stretch of DNA from Megalops cyprinoides isolate fMegCyp1 chromosome 17, fMegCyp1.pri, whole genome shotgun sequence:
TGTCTGACTAGAAAGACTGAGACTGTGTGGGAGATTTAATGATGAACATTATCCCACATATGGCAACAAACAGAAGGTGGTAAAAGGAAGGGCAcaattacatacacatttatttaataaatcatCAGCTATTGCCAGGCTGGAGTGAGCAAGGATATATATTCACAAAGGGGTTCATGAGTCATGAGTCAGACAAGAGTCCGCAAGGACAAAAATCCTGGTCATTGAGACTCCCATTCAAGCGGTCAAACAGGTGTACTCTGCTTTTGTTGTCTTTCACACAAAGTTTCAAGTTTTTGAAGACCTTAAATAAAGAACCATAACAGATTTCAGCTGAATTTAAGGTTAAATGTTCAGGGAAGATGGTCATGAGACTAATGTGCTTGGAAACCAACACGTCCTTTTCTTCAGCTCATGAAAGGAGGCAAGTTTCTGATTTCCAGTTGTTCCAGTACAATTTGAGTCAATTTGAGTCTCTTGCAAATGTATCTTGTGCAAATGAGACTGCAATTAATGATAGCATAATGACACATTACAGCTGTCTCTCCTTACCCTTTTATTCACAGTTATCTTGTTATAGTAGCAGATGGAGTCCTTATACAGGGCATTGCACTCTGCCATGTGCTGATATCTATCCAGTGTCTTGTGCAGGGTGATATGCTCCATCCACAGGGAAAAGCAGCTCACAGTGTCTGCCGTTCCACCCTCCTCCTTCTCGTTCCTCGTCCTTCTCAGTTGCCCAAACACGGGTGAGAGACAGCTACCACTGGGTTCCTCTATATTTTAGAGTGGTGTCAGAATCAACAGAATCAAGGATTCTCCAAACAAAGGGTCATCACTGCTGAGGCAGAATCACACTGTGAACTGACATGAAGAATCCTTCAGAGACAGGAATTTACATCCCAAATGGGCTACACCTCTCACTTTCAATTTGGACTTAAATTCCTTCTGGTACTGGGACAGACTCTGGTCCACATAGGTGTTCAGTCTACAAGCCAGTTCATAGTTCTCCAAGTTCTTCACACCCTGTGCAAAGAGAACCAAGAGTCGATATCACCTCCTGTGACTGTTTGACCTTGTTCTTCTCTCAGTCCTCTCCTGAATTAGCTGATTAAATATGAGAGATTCTAATGTAATTTTGatcaattaaaacattttgttttctgaacaaAGAAAATTCCACAGAGACAATCACAGAGTGTGTTCCATAAAAGAATGTGTGTTACAGCAGATACAACCAGAAAGGAAGAGCAACAATGCTTTGTAAACAGAGAAATAATTACCTAGAGTGGGTGGTAGATGCAATAAGGAATGATGAAACTATGCAACAACCTTGCTTTTGGGTTGTTACAACAGCTATCCCTTGGCTAATCCCTCCAACCTTGAGTTTTTAGTTGTGATTGATCATGATGTATTTGATGGAGCCCTGCACATTGTCCATCCAGCTGGCTAGCCACTTCACTGTAACGTCATGACAAACGTTCTGCCACCGGTGTCCAGCAGAGGGCTCCTGGATTCTCTGTCAGAGTTGTGGAGTTGCTATGATCAGGCATGAACTCCCTCTCATTCCCGCCACCACCTCTAAATATTAGTACCACCCATTTCTCCAAATGCTGCCCCTTTCTCCAATGACCACCCTTTTACCCCAGTACCATCCCCATTGATGGTCCAGTATGCAGCAACCATATTAAATGATGTTGTTCACATCTAACCTTGTACAttatccctttttttttttacctgtaaCTCTGATCATTGTTTCATCTCAGTTCCAACAGgtttaattagttaattaatttaCTTACATTAATTTGTATCTTATGTAAATTGTATAcacttcatttcaaatatttaccaTAGTCGAGCATTTTTCGATGTTGGTCATTATCTCAACATCCGGTGCTGCATAATGTCTTTATTCTATGGCTAATAGGCATCGTAATATACAAAGGTAATTTAGGGTTTACAAACCTAGTGTTGCTAACTGTAGGTTACAACGAGGATATAGAATTTCCCCACTTGCCTTTACTTCAATTACAATCATTGATAACAAATCTATATTTCTGTTTCCAATTTGGACATATGGTCAACAGGTTATATAGCCTATGTCCTACAGGCAGAGATTGTTCATGTACATGATTCAACATAACTGTGGGATGATTACTTCCCAAGATTCCTCCCCTCACTCCTTCTcaacctcagctgatgtgtggtgagtatTCTGGTGCAGAATATGCTGCCATGCATCATgcaggtgggtgctacacattagtggtggttgaggtgagttCCTCCTTTcattgtaaagtgctttgagaaccTGAACAGGCTGAAAAACGCTATATAAATGTAGtccattattgttattgttagtaTTATTACTATCATCATTATGTAggggaaagaaacagacacacaaaagacagacacactAAAAAGGCATAACCCGAGTGCCGACTTAGGTACAGTCTCCTCAAACTTACAAGCTTGTCATATTGAAACAGCAACAGATTAATAACTGACCAAACTGAagttattttagtttttattgcACTCAAACATAAGATCCTCTGCTTTTCACTGTTGACGGAGACATATCATCGCCAACACATTTTATGAACACACCACCCAATGTAAGGTTACACAGCATGTCACTTAAAGTTAACTGTAGTGCCACGTCGATGTCTTCGGGTCAAACTCAAAACTTAGCAACGAACTTCTGAGGTGGTCCGCTTCAGTGAGGATGATCAGCGTCTTTATCATCCCCGTGCTTTCAAACCTCCAACACTAAAAACGTACAGGGACAGAGACTGTACGATACACACCAAGAGCATGGCGCTAGCCTTCTTTTCTGCACAGTCATAGAGTAAGAATCCACAGTGAAATTTTCCAGATGTCATTTGAACAATTTAAATTTCCGCAGTAAAGGATGCACCGTCTCTTTCGGGTATGGTTTCAGGGCAAGGCACGTAGGTATGTTCTCTGGTTGCTCCACCCACAGCTTGTGTGCTACACCCTTCTCAATCAGCTTTTCTGACAGGCTGCTGAGAGAAGCTTGGTCCGGAGCCTGCGGGATAGAGATCTTCTTTAGGTGCAAAAAGGCTGACAGCGTGCAAGGCTCTAGATGGTGGAAATACACAGCTAAAAATATAACTGCACACTGACACCATCCGTCACAggatcattacattatttactaTTAGCATATCACATATGAACATGCACTGAGAGTTGCAGGTGCGTGCTAGCCAGTCAGCTAGCTGGTACATGTGGCATAGAAACGACTCACAtttggctggctggctagctacctCAAATCATAGTTACCTCAAGCACCACTTTGTGCATGCTGTCCAGCTCCGCCAAGTATTCCTGCGTGTCTGGGTCGTTGTAGTTTAAATGAATAGCCGCCGTAGCGGCATGGCAAGCTTGCGTTATAACTGCTCCTAAAGGCCATGCTAATGAATGCACTAGATCCGACCTAACTACAACATACTGAACTAGACGGCGTGTGGTGCCGGTACCCGTACCAGGAGCAGCCATCTTGATTGAGCAGGAAGTCGCTCTACTGTCTCAAAAATGACGTTACATTGTATACTTATTTTCCGGGTTAAAGGTAACGTGGCTTGGGAACGCTCCCGTAGTATGTTTACATCGCTGGCGCGCCCACGTACAGAACAAGACTGCTTTAACAAGAGGAGTTGCCTGAGATTGTGTAAACTGCTCTCTCTTCATTGAAATAACGAGCAAAATGACTTAACAAATAGCTTGTTCAAcgcagagaaaagagagacactcagaagcaaaataaattaacagcaTTGAATGGGTTGTCGTAGAAAACTTTGCTCATAGCTAACTGATTTCCCCGCCTTTGTCATCTTCAACTCTTAGGCTACTGTGACATTACATACACAGGTTAAATGAATGTTGTATTCATACAACTTGAGAGATTTTCTGAAGCATCCTAAGTTTAAATATCACggtataataaataaatatcctACATCACAGTACTGTAAAATTATATCCCTGGAATTCAAATCTATAACTAAACGCCGAATCTCATAACCCTGTGATTAGCTCACTAATGATAAAAATAGATAGTTAAGAACAGGCGGGTCAGAGCTATACAGACAGAATTCGGTATCATAGTGATTTTACACTAATCTCTTCTTCAAACGTTTAGCTAACAGCATCATACGGCACTCAATGGCTGTGGTTAACAAAGGGAATGAAAGATGGACAGGGATGAAGAGAGGTTTGTTTAGGGGTATTGAACAGCCACAGGGCAATAGTTACTCTCCTGTGTGATCAACCACAGGCAGATCAAAGATAATCTCATCTATTATGTTATACAGTTGAGCATAGGATACTCAAGAACACTGAGTACACTCAGCTCTtgcacaccaaaaaaaaagccttcacaTATTTGTACTGTCAAGTGTACTTGTACTCAggaaagtgtatttttattatttttgttagtttgtttcTCAGGAGCATTCTTCTTTTCCTGTCAGtctttcactgtcattttgtgCAGATGCTTTCAGTGGAACTCATGCGTCCAGAGTGCATGCGAGAGAGAAGCCCCTCCACCCTGCTCGTTCTAAGGCTCTTGGCATCATTGCAGAGGATGAAAATACAACAGCCTATTTCTGACACGTGGCTGCAATTCCTCCAGCCACGTAATGTCACTAGATGGCAGTAAAGCCAAATTGTTATACCTAATTTTGAAGGGtgtaaaacacttaaaatagtTTTCCCTGGAGAAGAATACTTGATAAGAATATTCAAATTACATGAAAAGATGTGTCAtcattaaaacttttttttttttccatctgtgtggTGCAGCTGACTATATCTGGCTAACTAACTTATCTGTTGGTTTATGGcccatttaaaacaaagcttttcCTCCAGGAAGCTTCAGAAGCCAGTAGAGAAATCAAGAGGGGTTAAAATTTACATTGCCAAAAAGAGAAGGTGTTCATTTGTTAACTCTAAAGAAGTCTTCTAACCACTGCATTAGCACCATAATATATTAAACAATATATGTTAAAGATtggtgtgtatttatatattgtgAAGTATATTGCGTTACCATTGTCCTACAACTGTGTTAACCCTCTTCAGTTTTAATCTACCAACCCCATTAATCcccaattttaaaaatgtgttcaccttttaaactcatttatttttgaattacCAGATGTACAAGGCTTGTTTTAACTGGCCTAGTTCCATCCAGGGTGAAGCAGACCAGTGTTAGTGTGAAACTACTAGGATCATATTTTTAGATGTTGTACTTCCAGAAACTGCTACTaacacatattcatatacattcaAGTGTATATGAATGTGCATATACTCACAAAGACATTAAATGTCCTTGAGTGTTGCAAACAAGTAGTGTAAGTGTACATTAAATGACCAGGAAAGATCAGTGTTTgccttcttttttccttttccacgtaaaacacaattttctcaTTTAGCTGTAGTATTGTGTCTAAGATTAGGCCTGTATCATTCCTGATGGTGGAAGGTAAGACCACCTTGCTGACACACTGGCAAAAGGGATGAATTGCCAGAAGGATGTCAAAGAAAGCACCTGCGAAATAGCTCCCAAAATCTGTCTGCATTTCTCTTCCCTGGCCACCTGGAACACTGGCAAGCTTCTCAACAGCCTTTCCTATATTAACTGGGGGAGCACATTGCCTACTTCAGATGGTGTAATGTCATAGTCTGTCCAGCACGCAGTTATGTAGTATACAATACTCTCTTCCTGGTCTTAAACGGAATACCCCATTTTTGATTTACCTGGGTCATTCTCATAGTGTTGCTCACCTGTGAGAGGATGGTCTGTCTGAGCCATGGTCCAGTCATAATGGATAAATTTTGGCCATTCCTTTCTTTCCCTGCCCTTGACCAGAGGTGAGTATGACTGTCAGGATAATTATAGTTCAGCACCTTGTGTGAAATATGATTGCAGGGTATATGGAAGATCGAACATTAACAGCATGGTCCTTTCTTAGTAGATGTGTCTTTACATGTGAGAAGGGCAGGCTGACAACATCAGGCTTAGATTTTCATTCCATAATGCATGCCAAAATCCAAGagatttgtgcttttttaacaCATTGGACTAAGCAGCAAGTTTTTTGCTGTGTCAGCTCGATTATATTTATCACTGTTGTCggggaagtgagaatttaataaaaattaaatggtctgaacccagcagTCTTAGAAATTGATGTCTTTGTTTATTGTCCGGCCCTCTGAATaccaaacacaaatgacaccaattactaAACTTACTacacataaattaaatttaaaaattaatttaatttaataataattattaaagatattaattatcaattaaatcaccaaattcattgataggaaatgagcagtctggtggatcaacctttgccagaaatatacaatcacaactggaataaattaaaaaggttt
This window harbors:
- the ptrhd1 gene encoding putative peptidyl-tRNA hydrolase PTRHD1; the protein is MAAPGTGTGTTRRLVQYVVVRSDLVHSLAWPLGAVITQACHAATAAIHLNYNDPDTQEYLAELDSMHKVVLEAPDQASLSSLSEKLIEKGVAHKLWVEQPENIPTCLALKPYPKETVHPLLRKFKLFK